One stretch of Rhodopirellula halodulae DNA includes these proteins:
- a CDS encoding SGNH/GDSL hydrolase family protein, producing MFSLVVVISFFCVAEITFRGLELIWPPHDVDLGLGFNRDSRVFVESPVDADRMETDRAKRVSFVRQRFQRDKPSNAFRIVALGGSSVNQLEPQFKRLENELSTETQTVEIINCGGFAYGSHRLVLVLREMLNYDPDLILLYTGHNEFEEVEQLSLSGVEHLAIERTISHSAIIRFIRDRRTDYEISRLEREHNQRLLSREEPVSETNFARAWSHDFDQDDVRERMESYEHNLRVMLTTAKKRDIPVIMGTVSSNLLMPYLPQEAATRYRDVYELWKTESIEPGLQLANEILAETAGRHQCSELENNILRRLADEFSVPLIDIESAIAKQEPHGIPGETLFDDHCHLNSAGRDIWASQFAPEIQKVLSASRMP from the coding sequence TTGTTCAGCCTTGTTGTGGTCATCAGCTTTTTCTGTGTCGCTGAGATTACGTTTCGTGGCCTGGAATTGATCTGGCCACCACATGATGTCGACCTGGGCTTGGGATTCAATCGTGACAGTCGAGTCTTTGTTGAATCGCCAGTTGATGCGGACCGGATGGAAACGGATCGAGCCAAACGCGTCAGCTTTGTCCGCCAGCGGTTTCAACGCGACAAGCCATCCAATGCCTTTCGGATTGTGGCACTGGGCGGATCATCAGTGAATCAGCTCGAACCGCAATTCAAGCGACTCGAAAACGAACTGAGTACCGAGACCCAGACGGTCGAAATTATCAATTGCGGTGGCTTCGCCTACGGTAGCCATCGGCTGGTGCTGGTTCTTCGCGAAATGCTGAACTACGACCCCGATTTGATTCTGCTTTACACGGGACACAACGAATTCGAAGAGGTGGAGCAGCTCTCATTGTCTGGCGTTGAACACCTTGCCATCGAACGCACCATCAGCCACTCAGCCATCATTCGTTTCATTCGCGATCGCCGGACGGACTATGAAATCAGTCGCCTGGAACGCGAACACAACCAACGTCTGCTATCACGCGAAGAACCGGTCAGCGAAACAAACTTCGCCCGCGCGTGGTCACATGATTTTGACCAGGACGATGTTCGCGAACGGATGGAAAGTTACGAGCACAATTTGCGCGTGATGCTCACCACAGCAAAAAAAAGAGACATCCCCGTCATCATGGGCACCGTGTCATCGAACCTCTTGATGCCCTACCTGCCCCAAGAAGCGGCCACGCGATACCGGGACGTGTACGAGTTATGGAAAACGGAATCCATCGAACCCGGATTGCAGCTCGCCAATGAGATCTTGGCGGAAACTGCCGGCCGGCATCAGTGCAGCGAACTGGAGAACAACATTCTCCGCCGTCTCGCGGATGAATTCTCAGTCCCACTGATAGACATTGAAAGTGCGATTGCAAAGCAAGAGCCACATGGCATCCCCGGGGAAACACTGTTCGATGATCATTGCCACCTGAACTCGGCCGGTCGCGACATTTGGGCGTCGCAATTCGCCCCCGAAATTCAAAAGGTCCTCTCAGCCTCTCGGATGCCTTGA
- the asnB gene encoding asparagine synthase (glutamine-hydrolyzing) translates to MCGITGFWNPSRTNERELRFSLDRMLDVLDHRGPDERGSRFFRERGLAMGHTRLSIIGLACGHQPIETDDGDYAVTVNGELYDYKRIRTALACENYVCNGKSDSAITLPLYLKHDLAMVDHLRGEFAVVLYDDRKERLVLIRDRFGIKPLYYAVNDNGFVWGSEVKSILQHPDIEPRLCPKAAIHQMMQVMVPGSTAFEGVQALLPGHMLIVQKRGGSLEVQSKRWWDLEFPDSHDENADPAPFVQGVQDRLIDAVAARLEADVPVGCYLSGGIDSCSILGLANTLQQSPVKAFTIAFDSDEYDESNIAKRMAERTGAEQELLRLTEKELYGPAFERATWHAERTFYNTLAVAKWHMSRRVRACNYKAVITGEGSDELFGGYPFFKRDWLGRDDEGGIFAGAILAEEDMQHAAWQDLCGFTPSWIQPWMLVLKRFQPILSSSMSQMLQEYDPVGAVAGAIDPAQVRGRHPLDVSQYTWSKTMLEGQILTWGGDRMDMANSMEARPAFLDHHVAEYATKIPPNIRIRDGVEKWVLREAMVNVLPRELYERKKFAFMAPPAHTDPVKRAAVQEMIDHWLTPSRVSSVGFLDHGKLMSFIDDAWKETDGTIARRNDIVINHVLQLHMLHGQYVENLPLPAVD, encoded by the coding sequence ATGTGTGGTATCACCGGATTTTGGAATCCTTCTCGAACGAACGAACGCGAATTGCGGTTCTCTTTGGATCGCATGTTGGACGTGCTCGATCACCGAGGCCCCGACGAACGCGGCAGCCGATTTTTTCGCGAGCGCGGGTTGGCTATGGGGCATACTCGATTGTCAATCATCGGGCTGGCGTGTGGTCATCAGCCGATCGAAACGGACGATGGTGACTATGCGGTCACGGTCAACGGCGAGCTTTATGACTACAAACGCATTCGCACCGCACTGGCATGTGAGAACTATGTCTGCAACGGCAAAAGCGATAGCGCGATCACGCTGCCGTTGTATTTGAAGCATGATTTGGCGATGGTCGACCACCTGCGTGGCGAATTCGCGGTCGTGCTTTACGATGACCGAAAAGAGCGACTCGTTCTGATCCGCGATCGTTTCGGAATCAAACCGCTTTATTACGCGGTCAACGACAATGGGTTTGTGTGGGGATCGGAAGTCAAATCCATTCTTCAGCATCCCGACATCGAGCCTCGCTTGTGTCCGAAGGCCGCCATTCACCAAATGATGCAGGTGATGGTGCCTGGCAGCACGGCGTTCGAAGGCGTCCAAGCGTTGTTGCCGGGGCACATGTTGATCGTGCAGAAACGGGGGGGCTCGCTGGAGGTTCAATCGAAACGCTGGTGGGATTTGGAGTTTCCAGATTCGCACGATGAGAACGCGGATCCCGCTCCGTTTGTGCAGGGGGTGCAGGATCGATTGATCGATGCGGTTGCCGCACGATTGGAAGCCGACGTGCCGGTTGGCTGTTACTTGTCCGGCGGCATCGATAGTTGTTCCATTCTTGGTTTGGCCAACACGCTGCAGCAGTCTCCCGTGAAGGCCTTCACCATCGCGTTCGATAGCGATGAGTATGACGAGTCCAATATCGCCAAACGAATGGCGGAACGGACCGGGGCTGAGCAAGAGTTGTTGAGGCTGACCGAAAAGGAGCTTTATGGACCAGCGTTTGAGCGAGCGACTTGGCACGCCGAGCGAACGTTCTACAACACGTTGGCGGTCGCGAAGTGGCACATGAGTCGCCGCGTTCGGGCGTGCAACTACAAAGCGGTGATCACCGGTGAAGGCAGCGACGAGCTGTTCGGCGGCTATCCGTTCTTCAAACGCGATTGGTTGGGGCGCGATGACGAAGGCGGCATCTTCGCCGGTGCGATCCTGGCGGAAGAAGACATGCAGCACGCCGCTTGGCAGGATTTGTGTGGGTTCACCCCGTCGTGGATTCAACCTTGGATGTTGGTTCTCAAACGGTTCCAGCCCATTCTTTCGTCGTCCATGTCGCAGATGCTTCAGGAATACGACCCGGTGGGTGCGGTGGCTGGAGCGATCGATCCGGCGCAGGTGCGTGGGCGGCATCCGCTGGATGTGTCGCAGTACACGTGGAGCAAGACGATGCTCGAGGGCCAAATTTTGACCTGGGGCGGCGACCGAATGGACATGGCGAACAGCATGGAAGCCCGACCCGCCTTCCTCGATCACCATGTTGCCGAGTACGCGACAAAGATCCCGCCGAACATTCGAATTCGCGATGGCGTGGAAAAATGGGTGCTCCGCGAAGCAATGGTCAATGTCTTGCCTCGCGAGCTTTATGAACGCAAGAAGTTCGCTTTCATGGCTCCGCCCGCACACACGGATCCGGTCAAACGTGCTGCGGTGCAGGAGATGATCGATCATTGGTTGACGCCTTCGCGGGTTTCGTCAGTCGGATTCTTGGACCACGGAAAGTTGATGTCGTTCATCGATGATGCTTGGAAAGAAACCGATGGCACGATCGCGCGTCGAAACGACATCGTCATCAACCATGTTCTGCAGTTGCATATGCTGCATGGTCAGTATGTTGAGAACTTGCCATTGCCGGCGGTGGACTGA
- a CDS encoding cytochrome c family protein: protein MNLKRGLIIILVVVGAGWVIRQSVQEHPEDELIRDLVRERQQQEASEAVAPVRTEPSSDMVVSLIPEGKVWFVGKYEDGGGVEIPFQPGYRPEKSTDETPVEENPGFVGAEACQECHEEKYHSFLATGHYKTSRPVNEQTIDGRFDKGFNGFQTSDPNVSFEMIHRGNEFLQQVHFFDWSFEVPMEIIMGSSKMAQTYLYWHRDRLYQHNVTHITDGDQWINSPGYIDGDAAYARPIPQRCLDCHLTYFDYRGNRNRYTPGSLILGVTCERCHGPAEGHVNHHRDHRDAENAVAITNPADLDRKLQMDICGQCHGGSRELKGDALSFRPGDPLEDHYFPPDNQQDAKNSVHTSNQLNRLAESVCFQQSQMTCVDCHDPHHNERGDDQLFSNRCMTCHENESDCGYYPQEGVDFGSNCIDCHMPRRSTENLRLESVEGDVFPPLRDHKIRIDEAATQRYLESLQGSR from the coding sequence TTGAACTTGAAACGCGGGCTCATCATCATTTTGGTTGTGGTTGGCGCCGGTTGGGTGATTCGCCAATCGGTGCAGGAACATCCAGAGGATGAACTGATTCGCGATTTGGTTCGAGAACGACAGCAACAAGAGGCGAGCGAAGCCGTCGCTCCGGTTCGAACCGAGCCTTCGTCCGACATGGTGGTGAGCCTGATCCCAGAAGGCAAGGTTTGGTTCGTTGGAAAGTACGAAGACGGCGGCGGAGTGGAGATTCCCTTTCAGCCCGGCTACCGTCCAGAGAAGAGCACGGATGAAACGCCGGTCGAAGAGAACCCCGGGTTCGTGGGCGCAGAAGCGTGCCAGGAATGCCACGAGGAAAAGTACCATTCCTTTTTGGCGACGGGGCACTACAAGACCAGTCGCCCGGTGAACGAACAGACGATCGACGGCCGGTTCGACAAAGGCTTCAACGGTTTTCAAACGTCGGACCCCAACGTTTCGTTTGAGATGATTCATCGGGGCAATGAGTTTCTCCAACAGGTGCATTTCTTTGATTGGAGCTTCGAGGTCCCGATGGAAATCATCATGGGATCATCAAAAATGGCCCAGACGTATCTCTATTGGCACCGAGACCGGCTGTATCAGCATAATGTGACGCACATCACGGACGGTGATCAGTGGATCAATAGTCCGGGATACATTGACGGTGACGCGGCGTACGCTCGACCGATTCCGCAGCGATGCCTGGACTGCCACTTGACCTACTTCGACTATCGCGGCAACCGGAATCGTTACACACCCGGTTCGTTGATCCTGGGCGTGACTTGCGAACGGTGTCATGGGCCCGCTGAAGGGCATGTGAACCATCACCGTGACCATCGTGACGCAGAGAATGCGGTGGCAATCACCAACCCGGCTGACCTGGACAGGAAGCTGCAAATGGACATTTGCGGCCAGTGCCACGGTGGTTCAAGGGAGTTGAAGGGCGATGCTTTGAGTTTTCGTCCTGGAGATCCGCTGGAGGATCATTACTTTCCGCCGGACAATCAGCAGGATGCGAAGAACAGCGTTCACACCAGCAATCAGCTGAACCGATTGGCGGAAAGCGTGTGTTTCCAGCAATCGCAAATGACTTGCGTGGATTGTCACGACCCGCACCACAATGAGCGTGGCGACGACCAGTTGTTCTCGAACCGCTGCATGACTTGCCACGAAAACGAAAGTGATTGTGGATATTATCCACAGGAGGGTGTGGACTTCGGGTCCAACTGTATCGACTGTCATATGCCGCGTCGTTCGACTGAAAACCTACGGTTGGAGAGCGTTGAAGGCGATGTTTTTCCGCCACTGCGTGATCACAAAATCCGCATTGATGAAGCGGCAACCCAGCGTTATTTAGAGAGCCTTCAAGGCTCGCGATAG
- a CDS encoding DUF1559 domain-containing protein: MSRSRTSRQGFTLVELLVVIAIIGVLVGLLLPAVQAAREAARRMSCSNNFKQIGLAIHNYHSAFNQVPTNGTGSKREISMTNATNQSNRLFLSWLVPILPYIEQQGMWESISNPSQVNGTWPAMGPCPWQTQYEPWVTQIPAYRCPSDGASASGPGQLARSNYACSVGDAVDRAHNGGINDFGFFGNRNDRDENWAVTRARAAQRGFFWNRNKTQFRDVLDGLSNTIAAGEVLTSGGKREISAEFVRNITTMLNPNDTILIPARCAQGAHIDPTRPQFYDPSATVSGSLSQAKHSRWADSRPYYTAFHTILPPNSANCVHANNDGNHSGVISSAGSRHTGGAHVLMGDGAVKFITDSIDTGNLESPTVCRNGPGLPAGSQSPYGLWGALGTRDVKEVIDEEF, from the coding sequence ATGTCGAGATCTCGTACGTCTCGCCAGGGTTTCACGTTGGTGGAATTGCTGGTCGTCATCGCCATCATTGGCGTTCTGGTTGGACTGCTGTTGCCGGCCGTTCAAGCCGCACGTGAAGCTGCACGTCGCATGTCCTGCAGCAACAATTTCAAACAAATCGGTCTTGCGATTCACAACTATCACTCGGCCTTCAACCAAGTTCCAACGAACGGAACCGGTTCGAAGCGAGAGATTTCAATGACCAACGCCACGAACCAGAGCAACCGACTGTTCCTGAGCTGGTTGGTTCCCATCCTGCCTTACATCGAACAACAAGGCATGTGGGAATCGATCTCGAACCCCAGCCAAGTCAACGGCACGTGGCCAGCGATGGGCCCATGCCCATGGCAAACTCAGTACGAGCCTTGGGTCACGCAAATCCCAGCCTACCGCTGCCCAAGTGACGGTGCCTCTGCCAGCGGCCCCGGCCAGTTGGCACGATCGAACTACGCCTGTTCAGTCGGCGACGCGGTTGACCGCGCTCACAACGGTGGGATCAACGATTTTGGTTTCTTTGGAAATCGAAATGATCGCGATGAGAACTGGGCCGTGACTCGTGCGCGTGCTGCTCAACGTGGTTTCTTTTGGAATCGCAACAAGACCCAGTTCCGCGACGTCCTGGACGGTCTGTCGAACACCATCGCTGCTGGCGAAGTGCTCACTTCGGGCGGGAAACGTGAAATCAGCGCAGAGTTCGTTCGCAACATCACAACGATGCTGAACCCGAACGACACAATCTTGATTCCAGCTCGCTGTGCGCAGGGAGCTCACATCGATCCAACTCGTCCTCAGTTCTACGACCCAAGTGCCACAGTCAGCGGCAGCCTGTCGCAAGCCAAGCATTCACGTTGGGCTGACTCGCGACCATATTACACGGCGTTCCACACTATTCTTCCGCCCAATAGCGCAAACTGTGTCCACGCGAATAATGACGGAAACCACTCTGGGGTGATCTCGTCGGCTGGTAGCCGCCACACTGGTGGTGCTCACGTGCTGATGGGTGACGGTGCGGTCAAGTTCATCACCGACAGCATCGATACCGGAAACCTCGAATCGCCAACTGTCTGCCGGAATGGGCCGGGCCTGCCCGCAGGGTCACAAAGCCCATACGGCTTGTGGGGTGCGCTAGGAACGCGTGATGTGAAAGAAGTCATCGACGAAGAGTTCTGA
- a CDS encoding ArnT family glycosyltransferase, with amino-acid sequence MNVLQTDEVPTMVRLLGDARGYFEWALRISEGEWYGSETFYQAPLYPYFLAVIISIFGPSVTAIRLVQMMLGVAGVGLIGLTGRKLFSDKVGLLSAGMLAIYPPAIYYDGIIQKTALATFLLCLFVTACSFLQVSKRPWHAVVVGISLGLLVITRENALLWTPLIPAWILLGISADMRKRWAIVGCYAIGIAAVLMPVAARNASLGGEWSPTTFQAGPNFYIGNNLLASGIYIPLVPGHETPMHERADAQRLAEESVGHELSAREVSRFWMSRAWAEIREAPGRWLQLMIAKSFMVINHYEVPDVESMYIFRDYSAALQLSRLWHFGILCPLGLWGVIATRQRWQVLWLQYLLLLSMIAAVVLFFILGRYRNPVAVLLIPFAAAGVMDLYQRVQNRDWRSVGIAGLVLLLAAVACNITVHEEQSLQAGCYMNMGISAAKAGDLQTGIRLLHQAIAEFPEMAEGYLNLGRAYMLSGQPGRAAQCFQNALTLDPRLVEVHSQLGEALEMSGYREAAIQQYERALMVDPSDPRATEGLQRSR; translated from the coding sequence GTGAATGTCCTGCAGACCGACGAGGTGCCCACGATGGTGCGTCTGCTGGGCGACGCCAGGGGCTATTTCGAATGGGCTCTGCGAATCAGCGAAGGTGAATGGTATGGATCGGAAACGTTCTACCAAGCTCCGCTGTATCCCTATTTCCTGGCGGTGATCATCTCGATCTTTGGCCCCAGCGTCACCGCGATCCGATTGGTCCAGATGATGCTTGGTGTCGCCGGCGTGGGGCTCATCGGGCTGACTGGCCGCAAGTTATTCTCGGACAAAGTCGGTTTGCTTTCCGCGGGCATGCTGGCGATTTACCCTCCCGCCATCTATTACGACGGAATCATTCAAAAGACGGCCCTGGCGACGTTTCTGCTGTGTCTCTTTGTGACCGCATGCAGTTTCCTCCAGGTGTCAAAACGCCCGTGGCATGCTGTCGTGGTCGGCATCTCACTCGGACTGCTGGTGATCACCCGGGAAAACGCCTTGCTATGGACGCCGTTGATCCCAGCGTGGATCTTGCTGGGGATCTCAGCGGACATGAGAAAACGCTGGGCCATCGTCGGCTGCTATGCGATCGGAATCGCCGCGGTGCTCATGCCCGTCGCAGCCCGGAATGCTTCGCTGGGTGGTGAATGGTCGCCGACCACATTCCAAGCCGGCCCGAACTTCTACATCGGCAACAACCTGCTCGCCAGCGGAATCTACATCCCCCTGGTGCCAGGACACGAGACGCCAATGCATGAACGGGCGGACGCTCAACGTTTGGCAGAAGAATCTGTTGGGCATGAGCTCTCCGCACGCGAGGTCTCACGGTTTTGGATGTCGCGAGCCTGGGCTGAGATCCGAGAAGCCCCCGGTCGCTGGCTGCAATTGATGATCGCCAAGTCATTCATGGTGATCAATCATTACGAAGTGCCCGACGTCGAAAGCATGTACATCTTTCGCGACTATTCGGCGGCATTGCAACTCAGCCGGCTCTGGCATTTTGGAATCCTGTGTCCACTCGGCTTGTGGGGAGTGATTGCGACTCGTCAACGCTGGCAAGTGTTGTGGCTGCAGTACCTGCTGCTGCTCTCGATGATTGCCGCCGTGGTGTTGTTTTTCATCTTGGGTCGGTATCGGAATCCTGTTGCAGTTCTGCTGATTCCGTTCGCTGCAGCGGGCGTGATGGACCTCTACCAACGCGTGCAAAACCGGGACTGGCGATCCGTCGGCATCGCCGGTTTGGTTTTGCTGCTCGCGGCAGTCGCGTGCAACATCACTGTGCACGAGGAACAATCGCTGCAGGCCGGATGCTACATGAACATGGGCATCTCCGCCGCAAAGGCCGGTGATTTGCAAACTGGAATTCGTTTGCTGCACCAAGCCATCGCTGAGTTCCCAGAAATGGCGGAAGGCTACCTCAATCTTGGCCGCGCTTACATGCTCAGCGGCCAGCCCGGTCGGGCTGCGCAGTGCTTTCAAAACGCCCTGACCCTGGACCCGCGCCTGGTGGAAGTCCATTCTCAACTCGGCGAAGCACTGGAGATGTCGGGCTACCGGGAAGCCGCGATCCAACAATACGAGCGTGCCCTGATGGTCGATCCATCTGACCCGAGAGCGACCGAAGGCCTGCAACGTAGCCGCTGA
- a CDS encoding cysteine hydrolase family protein — translation MNEFAPQDNHPDPLREIYQESFVDNPAHGEFLVGRHTALLCIDLQYLDAAPGCGVFAEGNNHGVSPEGQKYYFDRLQQTVLPNVRRLQEAFRRRNLEVIHTRIQSLTKDGRDRGKGHKRLNLLAAPGSHEAEFLEEVAPLPDRDEIVINKTASGVFSSTNLHYVLKNLGIEALFVVGVYTNECVETTVRDACDLGYLVTVVEDCCATVTPELHNATLATLRDRYARVMTIGEVIQTVVNLIPAKTEG, via the coding sequence ATGAATGAATTTGCACCCCAAGACAATCACCCCGATCCGCTTCGCGAAATTTATCAGGAATCGTTCGTTGACAACCCGGCTCACGGTGAGTTTTTGGTTGGGCGTCACACGGCTCTTCTTTGCATCGATTTGCAGTACCTGGATGCGGCACCGGGGTGCGGTGTGTTCGCCGAAGGGAACAATCACGGTGTATCCCCCGAGGGTCAGAAGTATTACTTCGATCGTTTGCAACAGACGGTGCTCCCGAATGTTCGGCGGCTTCAAGAAGCGTTTCGGCGACGCAATTTGGAAGTCATTCACACGCGAATTCAATCGTTGACCAAAGACGGCCGTGATCGCGGAAAAGGGCACAAACGCCTGAATTTGCTGGCGGCTCCCGGTTCGCATGAAGCGGAGTTTTTGGAAGAGGTCGCTCCGCTGCCTGATCGCGACGAGATTGTGATCAACAAAACCGCGAGTGGTGTGTTTAGTTCAACCAACTTGCACTACGTGCTGAAAAACCTGGGCATCGAGGCCTTGTTCGTTGTGGGCGTCTACACCAATGAGTGTGTCGAGACGACCGTCCGAGACGCGTGTGACCTGGGGTACCTCGTCACCGTCGTCGAGGATTGTTGTGCGACCGTGACACCCGAACTTCACAACGCCACCTTGGCAACGCTGCGAGACCGATACGCCCGAGTCATGACAATCGGCGAAGTCATCCAAACCGTCGTGAATCTGATCCCAGCCAAGACCGAAGGTTAA
- a CDS encoding DUF1559 domain-containing protein, giving the protein MPRTHKSRSGFTLVELLVVIAIIGVLVGLLLPAVQAAREAARRMSCSNNFKQIGLAIHNYHSAFNQVPTNGTGSAQVPSMTNATNQSNRLFLSWLVPILPYIEQQGMWESISNPSQVNGTWPAMGPCPWQTQYEPWVTQIPAYRCPSDGGSASGPGQLARSNYACSVGDAVDRGHNGGVNDFGFFGNQNNRDEDWAVTRARAAQRGFFWNRNKTQFRDVLDGLSNTVAGAEVVTSGGKREINADFVRNITDMLNPNETILIPARCATGAHIDPARPQFYAPGANVSGSLSQAKHSRWADSRPFYTAIHTILPPNGANCVHDGGDGNHSGVISSAGSRHSGGAHVLMGDGAVKFITDSIDTGNLESPTVCRNAPGLPAGSQSPYGLWGALGTRDVKEVIDEEF; this is encoded by the coding sequence ATGCCGAGAACTCATAAGTCCCGGTCAGGTTTCACACTCGTGGAATTGCTGGTTGTCATCGCCATCATCGGCGTGCTTGTCGGTCTGCTTTTGCCAGCCGTTCAAGCTGCCCGTGAAGCCGCACGCCGCATGTCCTGCAGCAACAATTTCAAACAAATCGGACTCGCAATCCACAACTACCACAGTGCTTTCAACCAAGTTCCAACGAACGGAACTGGGTCGGCACAGGTGCCGAGCATGACCAATGCGACGAACCAAAGTAACCGTTTGTTTTTGAGCTGGTTGGTCCCGATCCTGCCTTACATCGAACAACAAGGCATGTGGGAATCCATCTCAAACCCCAGCCAAGTCAATGGCACGTGGCCAGCGATGGGTCCATGCCCATGGCAGACTCAGTACGAGCCTTGGGTCACGCAAATCCCAGCGTACCGCTGCCCGAGCGACGGCGGATCAGCAAGCGGCCCAGGCCAACTGGCACGTTCTAACTACGCTTGCTCCGTGGGTGACGCAGTCGACCGCGGTCACAATGGTGGGGTCAACGATTTTGGCTTCTTTGGAAACCAAAACAACCGCGATGAAGACTGGGCTGTGACTCGGGCTCGCGCGGCTCAACGTGGATTCTTCTGGAACCGAAACAAGACTCAGTTCCGGGATGTCCTTGACGGTCTTTCGAACACCGTCGCTGGTGCGGAAGTTGTCACCTCCGGCGGCAAACGAGAAATTAACGCCGACTTCGTGCGGAACATCACGGATATGCTGAATCCAAACGAAACGATTCTGATCCCGGCTCGCTGTGCGACCGGTGCTCACATCGACCCAGCTCGACCTCAATTCTACGCTCCTGGAGCCAACGTCAGCGGAAGCCTGTCGCAAGCCAAGCACTCCCGTTGGGCTGATTCCCGTCCGTTCTACACCGCCATTCACACAATCCTTCCGCCAAACGGAGCGAACTGTGTTCACGATGGTGGCGACGGCAACCACTCGGGCGTGATCTCATCTGCAGGTAGTCGTCACTCTGGTGGGGCTCACGTGCTGATGGGTGACGGTGCGGTCAAGTTCATCACCGACAGCATCGACACTGGAAACCTCGAATCTCCCACCGTTTGTCGCAACGCTCCGGGACTTCCGGCTGGTTCGCAAAGCCCTTACGGCCTTTGGGGTGCACTCGGTACGCGTGACGTGAAAGAGGTCATCGACGAGGAATTCTGA
- a CDS encoding Zn-dependent hydrolase yields the protein MRVNLERIKADILELSQIGRNAEDHGIYRMAFTDADIEGKRWLIDRIQAAGFDHSLDGAANVSAELTGKTDAPKVLVGSHIDTVPCAGALDGTLGVVAGLECLRCLREAEFENQRSIELIAFSDEEGRFGGMFGSQSLCGQINPEMIATMTDMNGVPLHDEMSRHGYDPVAALDAARDPETLHCYLEMHIEQGPVLDCLHKSVGVVDQITGLFTWSVRLKGEANHAGTTPMDMRHDAFMGLADFAHEVPRILEENGSDRSRATIGKAQILPGATNTVPGLVEFALDVRDTSMEVLDELADAFRKALSAIARRRSLMFEFEQKSLISPVTCGESVVETIRKQTERLELDYEIMPSGAAHDAQIMGRMIPVGMIFVPSKSGQSHSPAEWTAWQDIEAGANVLLHSLAELSGTTD from the coding sequence ATGCGAGTCAATTTGGAACGGATCAAAGCAGACATTCTGGAACTGTCACAAATCGGACGAAATGCGGAAGATCATGGGATCTACCGGATGGCGTTCACCGATGCCGACATCGAAGGCAAGCGTTGGTTGATCGACCGGATACAGGCGGCAGGCTTTGATCATTCGTTGGACGGGGCGGCCAATGTCTCGGCGGAACTGACGGGGAAAACGGATGCGCCAAAGGTCTTGGTCGGTTCGCATATCGATACGGTTCCGTGTGCGGGTGCACTGGATGGAACGTTGGGTGTGGTCGCCGGACTGGAGTGCTTGCGGTGTCTGCGTGAAGCAGAATTTGAGAATCAACGGTCGATCGAACTGATTGCCTTCAGTGACGAGGAAGGGCGGTTCGGTGGAATGTTCGGGTCTCAGTCGCTGTGCGGTCAGATCAACCCCGAAATGATCGCCACGATGACGGACATGAACGGGGTTCCGTTGCATGATGAAATGTCGCGGCACGGTTACGATCCCGTCGCGGCACTGGATGCGGCCCGCGATCCGGAGACCTTGCACTGCTATCTGGAAATGCACATCGAACAAGGTCCCGTCTTGGATTGTTTGCATAAATCAGTCGGTGTGGTGGATCAAATCACGGGATTGTTCACGTGGTCAGTTCGACTGAAAGGTGAAGCCAATCATGCCGGCACGACTCCGATGGACATGCGACACGATGCATTCATGGGATTGGCTGATTTCGCCCACGAGGTGCCACGCATCCTGGAAGAAAATGGCAGCGACCGCAGTCGTGCGACGATCGGCAAAGCACAGATCTTGCCGGGCGCAACGAACACGGTGCCGGGATTGGTTGAGTTCGCCTTGGACGTCCGTGACACATCGATGGAAGTCTTGGACGAATTGGCCGATGCATTTCGAAAAGCACTGTCCGCAATTGCCCGGCGGCGAAGTCTGATGTTCGAATTTGAACAGAAGAGTTTGATCAGCCCCGTCACTTGCGGCGAGAGTGTGGTGGAGACCATTCGCAAACAGACCGAGCGATTGGAACTGGATTACGAGATCATGCCCAGCGGGGCTGCACACGATGCGCAGATCATGGGACGGATGATTCCCGTCGGGATGATCTTTGTTCCCAGCAAATCGGGGCAGAGCCATTCGCCGGCGGAATGGACCGCATGGCAAGACATCGAAGCAGGTGCTAACGTTTTGCTGCACTCGCTCGCTGAACTCTCCGGCACCACGGACTGA